One Ranitomeya imitator isolate aRanImi1 chromosome 1, aRanImi1.pri, whole genome shotgun sequence DNA window includes the following coding sequences:
- the LOC138657327 gene encoding probable N-acetyltransferase camello: MADYTIRVYKNRDYNAVRMLFAEGMVEHIPATCAYLLKLPRAQFVLFISFITLLLISRSYLLSLVSLAIVFTAGRRLLTSEYHQYVDKCQREDLLDIEESYMASNNSCFWVVETDGRVIGMVGVQSAPRSSEVMVLRRLSVAKDKRHLGIASALCQKVMDFTRQRGYKMLTLETSMIQVAAHKLYEKLGFEKTDVKIVPSLIGRFANFSILTYEYRIKD; the protein is encoded by the coding sequence ATGGCTGACTACACCATACGGGTGTACAAGAACCGGGACTACAATGCCGTCCGTATGCTGTTTGCTGAAGGCATGGTGGAGCACATCCCGGCCACTTGTGCCTACTTGCTGAAGCTTCCCCGGGCCCAGTTTGTGCTCTTCATATCCTTCATCACCCTGCTCCTAATCTCCAGGTCCTACCTACTCTCTCTAGTAAGCCTGGCCATTGTGTTCACTGCAGGACGGCGCTTACTGACCTCCGAGTACCACCAGTATGTGGACAAGTGTCAGAGAGAAGACTTGCTCGACATTGAGGAGTCCTACATGGCAAGTAACAACTCTTGTTTCTGGGTGGTGGAGACTGACGGCAGGGTCATAGGCATGGTGGGCGTCCAGTCAGCCCCCCGCTCTAGTGAAGTCATGGTGTTGAGACGGCTGTCAGTGGCTAAGGACAAAAGACATCTAGGAATCGCCAGCGCTTTGTGCCAGAAGGTCATGGACTTCACTCGACAACGTGGCTACAAAATGTTGACTCTGGAAACGTCAATGATACAAGTCGCTGCTCATAAATTGTATGAAAAATTAGGCTTCGAAAAAACAGATGTGAAGATCGTTCCATCACTGATTGGAAGATTCGCCAATTTCTCTATCCTGACCTATGAATATCGGATTAAAGACTAG